A section of the Cervus canadensis isolate Bull #8, Minnesota chromosome 8, ASM1932006v1, whole genome shotgun sequence genome encodes:
- the LOC122446677 gene encoding ATP synthase membrane subunit K, mitochondrial-like produces the protein MAGPEADAQFHFTGIKKYFNSYTLTGRMSCVLATYGSIALIVLYFKLRSKKTPAVKAT, from the coding sequence ATGGCAGGTCCAGAAGCTGATGCCCAGTTCCATTTCACTGGtatcaaaaaatatttcaacTCTTACACTCTCACAGGGAGAATGAGTTGTGTGCTGGCCACATATGGAAGTATTGCTTTGATAGTCTTATACTTCAAGTTAAGGTCTAAAAAAACTCCAGCTGTGAAAGCAACATAA